AAAGTTTTTCTTAATTATAGGTTTAAAACATTACACGATAGATTATTCATCAAGTACTAACTGATTTTCGTTGTTGCTACTGTTTTTCACCCAGAGAATTTCTTCtggtatttcatttttcattctatGCTTGGCTTGAATTTTGTTATGAACAAATTCTACTCAAATGGAGGCACATGGCAGAGATGCAATTTAGTTTGATAAAACTTAGACTTAAAAAATAGCcacatcaagtttttttttataggtggggaataaataaatacagaatacGTGCAAGTTAGTTTCCTAActttaatataataataaaaaaaactaagctatttatttgaaaggtagagaaagaaagaagtatcTCCCACCCGTTGGTCAGTGCCTacttggccacagcagccagggctgtgagcACCATGTGGcccccacatgggggcagggacccaactacttgagctattacaagacctcccacccccagggcagGCATTAGCAGAGAGATCAAATTGGTAGCAGAagtgagacttgaacccagaaaCTCCCGTTTGGAACTGGGTGTCCCTCCTGGTGCCTGAAGGGCTAGGCCCCCAGCCCGCCCCGACGCAGAGTTCAGGTCCCATGCCGGTGAGGCCGGAAAAGCTCGGCTCAACACTCTGACTTCCCAGAGGGCTCGCAGTACttactcttcctttcttttcatgtTCTCTCTGGCCTGCTGGGCTTTGGTGAGGATGAACCACTGCAGACTGGCTGGGTCGCAGAGTATCGGGATGTTAAAATATCCGAGTTCATGCAGGCTGGGAGCGTATCTGTCACTGAAATGAAACACACGTGAGCATTCACCTGAGAGTGACAGCAAGGTTGACTCAGCACGACTGTGAGCCTCCCACTGCGGCAGCAAGCTCCTTCCTGCAGAGGCCGTGAGAGCCGGCAGACGGAAGGCCTGAGGCGGCCCGCCCGGTGCCTGGTAAACAGCATGCTGTCTGTGTATTTACTGTCAGCGTTTCACGGGTCGACTTGGCCCAGTGAGTGGCAGTCTATCCAGAGCACGTGCCGGGGTTCAGCCCTTTAGCTTTTCGTGTTGGCTTTTCTCCTCACACACTGGTGCAGGCCGGGACATTCCTTCCTGTGGTTTCTATGAGCCACACAGTGACGTGTGGAGCGAGTTCATGCCCATGCACACGCCATGCCCTAGAGGAAGGCAGCCACGCTGCTCACCTGCTGAGGATCATCTGCAGCCCACGGAGGCTACGAGGGTGGAAGGGAACTCTGCTTTTCACTAATCTGTTATAGAACACGTCAAGAATGGAGTAGTATTCCTCGAGTGTCAGCACCGGCTGAAGTTCTTCAATGCAGACGACTTGAATGCCACCTAAAAGGAAGCTTATTTGGTCTTCTAGAAGCATCAGCCGCCTCTGAAGGTCAAAATAGCTTGGCAGTCTTTCAAAGAGCTGTGAggataaaaagaaggaaagaaataccaAGTGTGATGTTATGTAAGTAATTTGATTTTAGCATTCCAACAAATGATATTGAgaatttttaacaacaaaaataaatcatttttctagGAAGAAAGttcaagttaaagaaaaaaagatttaatgtaaTGCTGGGAACAGTGATATCTAACACAGGCCACTGTGACTAATGAACTGGGCAGTAGAATTACAGATGAAATCTGTCCCTGTGTTTCAGGTGGCCCTGAATCCAGAGCACAAAATGTCTGTTGGGGATGCTGGACCCAGAAAGGGTGTTCCCCTGAGGCTTCTGACGGCATTGGGTTGGACCCATCTTTACGAGGCAGGCAGGGGTTAGCACCTGCAGGTGGATGCAGGTGGGATGTTGGTGGGGAGATGCAAAGAGCATAGCCTGCAAGGGAGGCCAGAAGCTGCGTGTGGCTGCGTGTGGCCCGCGTGTGGCTGCATGTGTCTGCATGTGGCTGCGTGTGGCCCGCGTGTGGCATAGGTGCAGAGAAGCAAGGGCATCCATTAGGGCAGTTAGGGGTTCAGCTTTTCTGTGCAATGCTGGGGTCTGCACAACCTTAAAGGGAGCAAACATTCTGctaaaataaaagcaacagtAACATGACAAACTACATAGGTTATTTACAATCTATTCCTAATATCtggcaaaagaaaaaacagttttaTCCCTCATTTTTTTCTTGCGTGGACGACTTATGTATATGGGGTGAACATATTTTTATCTGGAGCTAACTGCAGATTCACACACCTCTTGCCCAGTTTCCGCAACAGTAACACTTTGCAAAAGCTACAGTGCTGTGTCACAATCAGGAAGTTGGCGTTGGCACACTCAGATCTCATCAGCCTGCACTCCTGGGCGTGTGTGTTTAACACTTTGCTACTTTATCACACATggcgacctgcaggacacgaggTGTCCCATCACAGGGTCCCTTGCTACCTGCGCAGAGCCATGcgcagctctgctcctggtcctCAACCCTCGGCAGCCACCGTGTGTGCCCGCTTCCTACACTGTGGTGCGTTCCAGCTGTTCTGTGAATGCAGTCACGTGGCGGGCATGCTATGAGGCTGGCTCTGGTTACGCGGAGCGACGCCTACGACATCCGTCCAAGCTCTGTCCTCCTCGCTGCTCAGGGGGCTACTGCAGTGTTAAGGCACTGCTGGTGAACCAGTTACACAGGGAAGGACGTTAGGACTGTCTTCTAGCTTTTGGCTGTTATAAACATATTTATGAACTAGATACGCATAATCCTTTAGTGAGAACCTGATTTTCATCTTCCTATTGCTGGGCCACATGGCAAGTGCATGTGGAGTTTTCTGAGACTGTTGGAGTTTGGCGCAAATATTGAAATCTGTATagacaaggggtcttcaaaaaattcaaaagcatGCATATTATGAAGAAGCTACACAGGGATTTCAAAATGattctgcatcaaaataaactcgtCTTTTAACACCACTTTCCCATGAACATTCTGAAGTACTTGTATTGATGCAGCAACGCTTATCAAAATGATACATACTAACGTCATCTATTTCTCAATAAATTGTTAGAAACAACTAATATAACACAACAGCATGCAGGCTGTGCTTCAGAAAAGACTGTAACATGACCAGAGGGAAACAGCCTTAAAAACCATTCTTCTTGGCCTGGACTTATGGTGGAGTGGGTCAAGCAGCCATGTGCATTCCTGGCTAGGGAACATGGGAGCCCCAGCTGTTTGACTTCCAAGCCAGGTCCCTGCACAtacacttgggaaggcagaggaggatggtctgagagcttgggctcctgctgctcacaTGGAGACCGGGATGGAGTTTTTCGACTCCAGGTGTTTTATCCTGGCTCAGCGCTAGCCCCAACCCAACCAGTAACTAATGggagagtgaattagcggatggaagattctctcttcccatctctccacatcactctgcctttccaataaataaaaataaatatttaaagatttctttatttttattcggaaggcaaattcacagacagaaggagagacagaaaaatcttccatctgccgcttCATtgcccaaggggctgcaacagccagggctgagccgatctgaagccaggagtttcttctgggtatcccacatggtgcaggatcctaaggctttgggccatccttggttgctttcccaagccacaagcaggaagctggatgggaagtggaacagccgggatatggattggggcccatatgggatcctggtgaatgaaggggaggatttagctactgaatcACACAGGgcctgttaaattaaaaaaaaaaaatcttaaaaaattcaatCTTTTCTCTTAACTATTTTCACTTAAGCATCTTATGTGAAAACAGTGGGAGCCATAATTTAACTTTTAGTTCACTGTTCATATCAGCACTCGGGAATGCAAGTACGGGGCAGTAAAGGAGAGAAGTCCCGCCTGTTGGCTCACCTTCGTCCAGTGGTGGTGGACATCCATCGTTCCTAGCATCACATGGCCCACGGCGCTCATGCCGGAGCGGTCAGTGAATATGATGGTGCACCCTGATGACAAAACACAAGCCCTTTGGTCATTGCAAAGGTGCTTCACCCTCTAGCTCAGTTACTTACACTCAGTGAATCAACTCAGGGTTAGGGCTAGTGGGAGCCTGGTGCTGCGGtgttatttaaagaaaaagtgtTCCACTCAGCTATGATAATATTCACCTGTTTTTCCACTATAGCTTACATAGCAGCCAAGTGATACTGTCAAAGAAAGTGCAAAACTCTTACCTTTCGCTTTTTTGAGTGTTTCCAAATTCTGCTGTGCCAGGCGGCCCAGACTGTGCAGTTGGCCACAGCGATGGGCAATGCCCCAGCTCCTCTGCCACCTGGGCCAACAGAGCACAGAGCTTGTCAGTGACCATGACTGGCACCCTGCGGGCCCACCCCACCTGCCTGGCTCTAGGCAGCCTTCATCAAGCTGTACACAGCCTGTGTTAACACAGCTTAGGTTCCACACCAGCCGACTTTACCAAAACAGAAACATGACTCAGTGGAAATGAACTGTTCACTAGAGGGTGAAGTTATATACAGGGcaacttcaaaatgtttgaagaaaaagggaatgaaaagtttattttggtaaaacccatgcatattttttttttaaacccatgcAATTTtctcatgatacacatttttcatgtaaTTTCTGAAGATGCCTtatatattacatttaaaaatacaaagatttaaaataagaagaaacactctattatctctattttttttattgttgtttctaTTTTAATAGGAGGAGGAGGACTGGCCCTGGCtttttcaggcatttggagagtgaaccagtgggtggacaaactctcttctatttcttcctgtttttctaccttttaaataaaatagtatatatatatatatatatatatatatatatataaatatatatatatatataaatatatatatatatatataaaaacaattgAAGATGAAATGGGAAAAACTTTGAAGACATCTTTTTCTCCTTCACACTAGATACTGAGGACACTTTGTTTCAGATTTGTTTTGCAGTTTGGCATTCCAGTTAGAAGTATCCAATTcttgggctggcacaatggctcaactggctaattccccAATTTgtagtgcagcatcccatatgggtgccagtctgtgtcctggctgctctatttcccatctagctctctgcttatatgGCCTTGGAAATCActggagaatggttcaagtgcttgggaccctgaacccacatgggaggccaggaagaagctcctggttcctggttgtgggtcggctcagctctggccactgcaaccacctggggagtgaaccagtgaatggaagatctttttctgtctctcttctctgcaaatcgGCCTTTTcagtaagaataaacaaatcttaaaaaaaaaaaaaaaaaaaagagagttcaTAAAAGAACATTTGAGTCTTTTTGCCAACATGTCATCTGCCCATGTTACATGCTAACAGTAAATCGCGGTGACAGACTGCAAGCTGGCACTGCTGTGACGTCACAGAGCACTGCTGTGGAATGCACACCTCCCCAGTCCCTAGTGGCATCCAGAAGCCCATGTCTGAGTCCAGACTCTGCAATATCCTGGCTCCATGGCGGGGAACAAGCTGACCCCAGCCTTTTGGGGCTGCCACTGTTACCCCTGTACCCTTGTTGCTTCCCGGCAGGGCACAGCTAATGAGCTGACATGTATGACAGAACAAGGCATCCAAACAGGCTCTCTGCACTGTGTCCTCCAAACAGTGCTTCAAAGGCCCATGTCTTGATCAAAAGAaaaccatttctttaaaaaaaaaaacttccattaaACCACAACTGAGAAACTACACTAcaatttttggaatttttttaaagacttatttatttttatttgaaaggcagattttacagagtgaggagagacagaaatcttcatctgctggttcactcctcagatggctgcaatggccagagctgggctggtctgaagcaggAGCAGAGTTTATTTTGGGTGTTCATGCAGGCCCAAGCATGTGCGCCGTCTCCTGCTGCTCGCCCAGGtgctctagcagggagctggactacaagtgcagcagccaggctcaAACCAAAGCCcagaggggatgctggcattccaggtggcagtttaacccactgtgctataaCACCAGCTCTAATTTCCAAATTGTTAAACAAGAAGTTAAtaagtttgtttttgtgtttgattttttaCTTAGAGGAACGCTGGATTACATCcatgaaagagaagagaagaataTTTAGTTatcagaagagataaagagacagtATATCTCTTGGTCTGTAACTTCGGTGCCCTCTGCCACAGTACCTGATATCGGAGAGTTGTAACTGGTGAGAGAGTTCCTCTTTGAGACGAGCCAGTTCTTTCCTTAGAGGCAAACTATTCTTCAGCTTTTTAACCGCATATTTGCCATTGTTATCTAACCAGGACCTGGAAAGGAAAAATGTAGATGGACACTGTGCAAAGACCAGTGACAGTGTAAACATTTCTACCTACACCAGGCGCAGGCAGTGCCTTCAAGCATCCCTGGTGTCGTGGTTTCAATCATAAGCTTCTGGGCCCGTCTGCCGTTCTAGACAAACACCCCACAACTGGCTGCTGGGACAACAGCCAGCCCCAGTCCAATCCCACCCCAAGGACGACAACTTCTTCCCCATACTAACACCATCGCTGTCATTAGCTTTTCAGAGGTGGGCTAATTTAAGACAACTGATAGAGCCTTCAAACCGTTTCATGTTTGTTGCCACTCTCAGTAGGTTCATGGAGGTTAGAACCCATAATAATTATACAGCAACTGTTAGGTGCCAAGGTATAAAAAGTGACCTTAAAAGATTCCCCTGGGGGACTGGAGACAAGGAAGGGCAACACAGCTGGTGAAGAAACAAGACAGATTATTCTGTGGGATTCTGGCTGGGGAGACTCCGGCCTCTCCCTCTGTTTTACTCTTGTATGTAAAGTTTACTTCCCAACTCCCCCGTTGGTCAGACCCTGTCAGGACACTCATTCCTTTCCATCCAACCACGTGACCAGATCCTATGTCTACAACTATGGAGTAACAGACTCTGCTGGAGGATGCTAACACTgcatttctcaaaatatttgtttcaatagtcttactagaaaaaaaaaaaactacaagatGAAGCTTTAAGGATTGCGAAGTGACAGCTCTCGGTGAAGAGCCAAGAGGCAGCCATGTGGCCCTCTAGCCTGCAGCTCTGCCCCTGGAAACCTCCTGACCTGCGCTGTGGTCACCACGACTCGAGGTGTGCTGGCCACTGTCAGGAGGCCTGGAGACGTATGCGTCACTGCAGGAGCAGGCGGGATGGAACCACCGAGTGACTGGGGCTGTGAGGCGATTGTGAGGAGAGATAACAAGTCAAGCATTTGTTGAGCCTGTCCTGGTAACTGTCAAGATGACAGCCTGAGAGGGAACGGGTGAGGAGGGTGAAGCTGCTACTTAGAGGCCAGCGTCCTGCACTGGGGAGGTGCTTCAGGTCCTGGCGCCTCTGCTTCCAGGTCACTGtcctgcacctggaaaggcagcaatcctggcccaagtactggggttcCTCCCACCAAAGAGGGAGATTTGGATGCaattcccagcttgtggcttaaTCCAGGCTCAACCTGGACTCGACTttgcatctggggagtaaaccagctgatggaagatctctctcctgtctTTTCCAATCACTttgcttttaaagtaaataaatatatatgttttatatatacacacacatataaatgagAATGTAAATTTAGAGCAGCATATCTTGAAGTAAATCAAGAAATCAAGACTAAAAAAACCCCTGCTAAACAGAAGTTCTTTTAAGAGATAAATGTATCCTTGTTGAAGCCAGCCGACATCTTTAAGTAAATGCTAATGAAACGAACAGAGGCATTCTaagaaagaaatggcttctacATTCAGTACTGAGTCATGTTTATTGATCCCACCTGTATTAAGCTACTTTCTACTTCCAGAGTAAACCCTGAGTTCTCCTAACTGAGCCTCCAGTGTATTACAGTCGTGTTCATCCCACAGGTGTTTAATTCAGGTCAATAATGAATCTAGGAGGAAGATTAATCAACACGGATGATTAAAACAAGTTCCCTATTCATCGGAACTCTCTAGTATAATATAATAAAGTGCAAGAAAGTCTTGTTAAAGACTTGGGAATTCATTGGGTGAactacatacaaataaataaatcacaaataCTCAGCTGAGAGAAGGGACCTGGCTAGACAGCACTTAGCTTTGCTGAACTGGCCTCTCCTACCGTCTGTGACTTTGCTAGCTGGCCAGCTCTTACTTCTGAGTCCACAGAACAAACTTTGCACCACAGCTACACATTCAGCTCCAGATCCAAACTGTGCCTTATAGAATGTTCCGCTGAGCCACAGACTAGAGGATTCTCCGCTCTTAAAGGCTTGATTCTTAAGTCCCTTAGCTTGAACAAAGGTCTGGcaactttccatttttcttctctgCCTGGACTTTCTGTCTGTAACCTCCAGGCCATGTGCTCCCAGGCCCAGCGGCTGGAATACCATGAGTgatgctgggttccagcaggtgTGAGGCTCAGCACAGCGTTCAGACTACGCTCACCACAGTCTAGTTCAGTGCCTGCTGGAGCCTCCGCACAGCTGACACTCGAGCATCTCCGCCTCCCTAAACCACAACCTAAATTTATCCACTTCTTCCCCGTTGTCATTATTGTTCACCTGTACTCTTAACTTCTTACACCGACTCATTACTTCTGGTCTCTTGAAAACTCTCCCAAACCTGTCTTTGTTTTGGTGTGTCAACTCACAGTGGACTGTTAAGTCCTCGGACTCAGGGTGAGGTTGGGGATGTGCATGTCAGCTGTGCACACAGAATGGCACCCCAGACGGGCTGTCACACACACTACAACCTGCACCTTTCCAGGCTATCTGTGCTGACTGGGCCCTACCCGGGCAACAAGCAGAGGAATGCCTGAGTTACCGCAGAGAATCCACACAGCAAATAGGATGCTGGGGGATGATTAAGGGACATTTACTATGCTAGTATCACAGAATCATCTGGTAAGTAAGTCACTGAGCTTTTTAGATGCAACTGAAGGGGCACAGTGTGACTGCCTATTTATAAAGAGCAACAATGACTCAAAAAGCATGAATGGTGGCTTCACCAAAATGGCATGCCAGGCAATAAAGAAACGCTTTACATGTGATTTCTAAGATATAACGGAATCATTATTTttcaggaatctcttccagatgGTGTTATGATGGCATCTCTATGATTTTTCTTTATGCACAATTATACTAAATTACTATATAGCTGTACCAAAAAAAGGGGAAATCCCTAAcatgtaaaaaaattttaaattatttttttaaagtagcattTTAAAACCTTAAAACGATCTCTCTTGCCTGTTTTGAAAAGGTGGTTGGAAGTATTCTGGCAACTTGAAGTAACAGACATGAACCCATTTTCTCCCTAAAGGTCACTGGATTAGCTATGCAGATAAGAGACATGCTGGAAAGTCAGACTTTCGTTTTaaacaagaaccacacagctggtTTTGTCACATACGTTAGGGTTGTTTCCACTCTCGAGGCTTGCTCGAGGTCTTCCTCGGGGTCCTTGAATCCAGTGAAGGAGTAGTAGGACTTGTCCCACTTGATGGGCCTGTCAGGTGTCCTCTTGGCTTCTTTGAGAGGCTGGGAGCGCACATTAGTGTTCAAGCTTTGGACATGTTCAACAGATAAACTGCAGGAGTTGAGAATATACAATACTGTGCTTAGCAGATCTCTGGTGTGCAAAGTAAATTTGACTGCTCGAAATCCTAGAGAATATAATTCCCCCAAACAATTAATACAGATGATCACTCACCTTACCTTACACACATTTTTCATACATCGATTAAATCAAAATATTCACAACATTCCATCACTGACTGAAATTCAGTGGAGaactacttttctttttaaaatgatactgtGTGATTTCTACCTTCCTTAATTCCTTCTCTGTCATCAacctgtcccagcctggcatCAGGGACCAAACCCATCCCAGCTCAGGGGGGTTCAGAGGATTTTCAGTCCTGCCCGTAAGTGTGGTCTCGGAGAGACGGGAACAAGTGTCCAGCAAAGACAGCGTTCAGGCACACACTCAGAGCGAGAGAGCGAGGCGGAGGAGCGACTGTGCCTGCACTGTGATGGGGGTCAGATGTGACAGCTGCGCCACCTGACCGCAGAGGTCACAGACACCCATCTTCAACTTCCTCTCATTACAAGAGATCTTCCTCACAGATGCCCACTAACCAGCTAGCAATCCAGGAATCATTTCGGAATGCTTAAAAATTCCTTTTGAAATTTAGTGCTTCATAATCGGATTTTGATGTTGGGTTACATTTTATCATCTCAATGAAGTCACTGATAAGAAACCtgctggtttggtttggtttggtttggtttttcccCTTTAAGTGGTATTAGGCAAGATTCTTTTAAATCAATATTCTCACTAACAGTGAGAATTGACATCAAACCAAATATCTCCTTTACAAtatggacttttttttctttttgaaaagtaatTCTAATTAGCTCTGAAAAGTATATATGCATTATGTAAGTACATGCTTATTGTCAAATTACAGACAAATAATAAcatatagtgtgtatatatatatatatatatatgtatatgtattactTTGTAATGTTAAGCTTTTACCAGATACAACCACTACTAACAGGTACATATGCTTTCAGATCTGCACTAACACAGTAGTGACTAGGCATAAGTGACCATTTCAAATCGAATTTCTTAAAGTTAAAAAGAATCTCAAGTTCAGTTCCTTGGACTTCCTGGCCACATGTCACATGGCCCATAGCCCCCTGGAGTTAGTGCTGCTGTGCTGGATGGTAGTGACAGGGGATATATCTTCACTGCAGAAAGTTGTCCTGGGCAGCACTGGTGAAGACCTATGCTGTGTGTTCTACATATAACATATACACATTCACTGTCACACACCTGATCTGTTTGAACAGGTTGTTTTAACTTGATTTTGTATAGATTTTGAATGAGTTATTTGGAACTCAACATTGATGACCTTCAACATTGGATGGGTAAATTCACCTTATTCTTTTTAGCAGCTACTGTCTAGTCCACGTGACAACTATAGTATTATTTATTCAACATTTCCAATGGTGTTGGGTATATAAGC
This Ochotona princeps isolate mOchPri1 chromosome 21, mOchPri1.hap1, whole genome shotgun sequence DNA region includes the following protein-coding sequences:
- the TCAIM gene encoding T-cell activation inhibitor, mitochondrial isoform X1, translated to MRTSARLRRLLCRPASPTVPATLGPGLPTNSSLRVSRSAPSRFRKPRTEPLRAAAINGCPEVGLHTYSEMFHHLRPLKRLCLRRMCPHSFLYSRALSGAEAVNALRPFYFAVHPDFFGQHPREREVNENSLKRLSAYLENLQKPGFKSLKPTQLMFYVRETDQNLSESQEPLSASGFRAVKFTLHTRDLLSTVLYILNSCSLSVEHVQSLNTNVRSQPLKEAKRTPDRPIKWDKSYYSFTGFKDPEEDLEQASRVETTLTSWLDNNGKYAVKKLKNSLPLRKELARLKEELSHQLQLSDIRWQRSWGIAHRCGQLHSLGRLAQQNLETLKKAKGCTIIFTDRSGMSAVGHVMLGTMDVHHHWTKLFERLPSYFDLQRRLMLLEDQISFLLGGIQVVCIEELQPVLTLEEYYSILDVFYNRLVKSRVPFHPRSLRGLQMILSSDRYAPSLHELGYFNIPILCDPASLQWFILTKAQQARENMKRKEELKSVERELVEALTRKFALERLYKEPSISSAQMVDCCRRLLDQPLPGLHGLHLCVSHFYSVMQDGDLCIPWNWKDGEATE
- the TCAIM gene encoding T-cell activation inhibitor, mitochondrial isoform X2 — translated: MFHHLRPLKRLCLRRMCPHSFLYSRALSGAEAVNALRPFYFAVHPDFFGQHPREREVNENSLKRLSAYLENLQKPGFKSLKPTQLMFYVRETDQNLSESQEPLSASGFRAVKFTLHTRDLLSTVLYILNSCSLSVEHVQSLNTNVRSQPLKEAKRTPDRPIKWDKSYYSFTGFKDPEEDLEQASRVETTLTSWLDNNGKYAVKKLKNSLPLRKELARLKEELSHQLQLSDIRWQRSWGIAHRCGQLHSLGRLAQQNLETLKKAKGCTIIFTDRSGMSAVGHVMLGTMDVHHHWTKLFERLPSYFDLQRRLMLLEDQISFLLGGIQVVCIEELQPVLTLEEYYSILDVFYNRLVKSRVPFHPRSLRGLQMILSSDRYAPSLHELGYFNIPILCDPASLQWFILTKAQQARENMKRKEELKSVERELVEALTRKFALERLYKEPSISSAQMVDCCRRLLDQPLPGLHGLHLCVSHFYSVMQDGDLCIPWNWKDGEATE
- the TCAIM gene encoding T-cell activation inhibitor, mitochondrial isoform X3, whose product is MFYVRETDQNLSESQEPLSASGFRAVKFTLHTRDLLSTVLYILNSCSLSVEHVQSLNTNVRSQPLKEAKRTPDRPIKWDKSYYSFTGFKDPEEDLEQASRVETTLTSWLDNNGKYAVKKLKNSLPLRKELARLKEELSHQLQLSDIRWQRSWGIAHRCGQLHSLGRLAQQNLETLKKAKGCTIIFTDRSGMSAVGHVMLGTMDVHHHWTKLFERLPSYFDLQRRLMLLEDQISFLLGGIQVVCIEELQPVLTLEEYYSILDVFYNRLVKSRVPFHPRSLRGLQMILSSDRYAPSLHELGYFNIPILCDPASLQWFILTKAQQARENMKRKEELKSVERELVEALTRKFALERLYKEPSISSAQMVDCCRRLLDQPLPGLHGLHLCVSHFYSVMQDGDLCIPWNWKDGEATE